A window of the Labrus mixtus chromosome 8, fLabMix1.1, whole genome shotgun sequence genome harbors these coding sequences:
- the LOC132979215 gene encoding alanine aminotransferase 2-like isoform X1 codes for MSVLQEISQNIKNIKPLEYEILARRLGLMMKELRQGVRKPFKEVINVSMGDLHTSGQKPLSFVRQVLAACLYPQLVNSSRLPVDVRQRAQRLLGECVGGSVGSYTATAGIPEVVQRISEFITRRDGGVPSSPDNIYISPGSQWCLMNMLKVLVNSESSPRTGVLSPVPSHCTTTSSIVGLGGVIVPYYLTEENGWQLQVEELQRALDSAKGICNPVVLYIINPGNPSGHVQSRKSMQEVIRFVRENRLFLLADEVYQDLVYGEHSEFISYKRVLAEMGPPHADTVELASFHSASKGFVGECGLRGGYVELVNLDPAVMKHIHTLFSTDSCAPVLGQMALDLMVNPPQPGDPSYPLDDMEREHIRKTLVHNVKRVSEVLNSLPGFCCQPVEGGAFAFPRLFLPPKAIQKAKEMGMQPDTFYCVRLLEEAGVLILPGCEYGQKEDTHHVRFCILSPQETTEEVLRRISCFHTQFMRDFS; via the exons ATGTCTGTCCTGCAGGAGATCAGTCAGAATATAAAGAACATAAAGCCATTAGAGTATGAAATCTTGGCCAGGCGACTTGGCCTGATGATGAAAGAGCTCAGACAG GGAGTGAGAAAACCCTTCAAAGAGGTGATAAATGTCTCCATGGGCGACCTGCACACGTCTGGTCAGAAGCCTCTATCATTTGTCAGACAG GTCCTGGCAGCGTGTCTTTACCCTCAGCTTGTTAACAGCAGCAGACTGCCAGTGGACGTCAGGCAGAGAGCTCAGAGGCTGCTCGGGGAATGTGTTGGGGGAAGTGTAG gttCTTATACAGCTACAGCGGGTATACCAGAGGTTGTCCAAAGAATCTCTGAATTCATAACAAGACGAGATGGTGGGGTCCCATCTTCCCCTGACAACATCTACATAAGCCCTGGATCACAGTGGTGCCTCATG aACATGCTGAAGGTGTTGGTGAACAGCGAAAGCTCACCCAGAACAGGTGTGCTCAGTCCAGTACCGAGCCACTGCACCACCACTTCCTCCATTGTGGGTCTGGGAGGAGTCATCGTCCCCTACTACCTCACTGAGGAGAATGGCTGGCAGCTGCAAGTGGAGGAGCTACAGCGTGCTCTGGACTCTGCAAAGGGAATCTGTAACCCTGTAGTTCTGTATATCATCAACCCTGGAAACCCCTCAG GTCACGTTCAAAGCAGAAAATCCATGCAGGAGGTGATCCGGTTTGTACGGGAGAACAGACTCTTTCTTCTGGCTGATGAG GTTTATCAGGATTTGGTTTATGGTGAACATAGTGAGTTTATCTCCTACAAGAGGGTCCTGGCCGAGATGGGTCCTCCTCATGCAGACACAGTGGAGCTGGCATCCTTCCACTCAGCATCCAAAGGCTTCGTAGGAGA GTGTGGTCTGCGCGGTGGCTATGTGGAGCTGGTAAATCTGGACCCTGCTGTTATGAAACACATCCACACTCTCTTCTCCACAGACAGCTGCGCTCCTGTTTTGGGTCAGATGGCCCTGGATCTGATGGTGAACCCTCCCCAGCCAGGAGATCCCTCATACCCCCTTGATGATATG gagagagagcacATCAGGAAGACGCTGGTTCATAATGTTAAGAGAGTGTCCGAGGTTTTGAACAGCCTGCCGGGTTTCTGCTGCCAGCCTGTGGAGGGAGGAGCATTCGCCTTCCCCAGACTGTTTCTTCCACCCAAAGCCATCCAGAAAGCCAAG GAAATGGGAATGCAACCAGACACTTTCTACTGTGTGAGGTTGCTCGAGGAGGCTGGTGTGCTAATCCTGCCTGGATGCGAGTACGGACAAAAGGAGGACACCCATCACGTCAG ATTTTGCATACTGAGCCCTCAGGAAACTACGGAGGAAGTTCTGAGACGCATATCCTGCTTTCACACACAGTTTATGAGGGACTTttcttaa
- the LOC132979215 gene encoding alanine aminotransferase 2-like isoform X2: protein MGDLHTSGQKPLSFVRQVLAACLYPQLVNSSRLPVDVRQRAQRLLGECVGGSVGSYTATAGIPEVVQRISEFITRRDGGVPSSPDNIYISPGSQWCLMNMLKVLVNSESSPRTGVLSPVPSHCTTTSSIVGLGGVIVPYYLTEENGWQLQVEELQRALDSAKGICNPVVLYIINPGNPSGHVQSRKSMQEVIRFVRENRLFLLADEVYQDLVYGEHSEFISYKRVLAEMGPPHADTVELASFHSASKGFVGECGLRGGYVELVNLDPAVMKHIHTLFSTDSCAPVLGQMALDLMVNPPQPGDPSYPLDDMEREHIRKTLVHNVKRVSEVLNSLPGFCCQPVEGGAFAFPRLFLPPKAIQKAKEMGMQPDTFYCVRLLEEAGVLILPGCEYGQKEDTHHVRFCILSPQETTEEVLRRISCFHTQFMRDFS from the exons ATGGGCGACCTGCACACGTCTGGTCAGAAGCCTCTATCATTTGTCAGACAG GTCCTGGCAGCGTGTCTTTACCCTCAGCTTGTTAACAGCAGCAGACTGCCAGTGGACGTCAGGCAGAGAGCTCAGAGGCTGCTCGGGGAATGTGTTGGGGGAAGTGTAG gttCTTATACAGCTACAGCGGGTATACCAGAGGTTGTCCAAAGAATCTCTGAATTCATAACAAGACGAGATGGTGGGGTCCCATCTTCCCCTGACAACATCTACATAAGCCCTGGATCACAGTGGTGCCTCATG aACATGCTGAAGGTGTTGGTGAACAGCGAAAGCTCACCCAGAACAGGTGTGCTCAGTCCAGTACCGAGCCACTGCACCACCACTTCCTCCATTGTGGGTCTGGGAGGAGTCATCGTCCCCTACTACCTCACTGAGGAGAATGGCTGGCAGCTGCAAGTGGAGGAGCTACAGCGTGCTCTGGACTCTGCAAAGGGAATCTGTAACCCTGTAGTTCTGTATATCATCAACCCTGGAAACCCCTCAG GTCACGTTCAAAGCAGAAAATCCATGCAGGAGGTGATCCGGTTTGTACGGGAGAACAGACTCTTTCTTCTGGCTGATGAG GTTTATCAGGATTTGGTTTATGGTGAACATAGTGAGTTTATCTCCTACAAGAGGGTCCTGGCCGAGATGGGTCCTCCTCATGCAGACACAGTGGAGCTGGCATCCTTCCACTCAGCATCCAAAGGCTTCGTAGGAGA GTGTGGTCTGCGCGGTGGCTATGTGGAGCTGGTAAATCTGGACCCTGCTGTTATGAAACACATCCACACTCTCTTCTCCACAGACAGCTGCGCTCCTGTTTTGGGTCAGATGGCCCTGGATCTGATGGTGAACCCTCCCCAGCCAGGAGATCCCTCATACCCCCTTGATGATATG gagagagagcacATCAGGAAGACGCTGGTTCATAATGTTAAGAGAGTGTCCGAGGTTTTGAACAGCCTGCCGGGTTTCTGCTGCCAGCCTGTGGAGGGAGGAGCATTCGCCTTCCCCAGACTGTTTCTTCCACCCAAAGCCATCCAGAAAGCCAAG GAAATGGGAATGCAACCAGACACTTTCTACTGTGTGAGGTTGCTCGAGGAGGCTGGTGTGCTAATCCTGCCTGGATGCGAGTACGGACAAAAGGAGGACACCCATCACGTCAG ATTTTGCATACTGAGCCCTCAGGAAACTACGGAGGAAGTTCTGAGACGCATATCCTGCTTTCACACACAGTTTATGAGGGACTTttcttaa
- the LOC132979216 gene encoding ranBP-type and C3HC4-type zinc finger-containing protein 1-like isoform X2, with protein sequence MALSSGGWAPPAPVSASSQQTACGGLTLTACCSTVLMSVRVSVCHSGIRPLCLPGAGSEALRLQLSMDPSRAGEFRLALRDTSGNRSVFIAEFDLRLVQYEVKSSRCHEMRLAAPPHDCIRFNFRCDREAEEWATVVMSSLREAHRVANINTCESDSRHISTAAATEQWSSASLPLTEELCLELARAIEAGDTQAASQHAAALARQKAALTIQLSEKNYADGEIRLSVVVEDVSSSCCVTVKVFPYMTVAALKQQVFLEYGFHPRVQRWVIGQCLCTEPRSLASYGVQKDGDTAYLYLISARQARITRQLFQQDLESALLAPPLPPGNGPTSQDWRGYSTLPSRLTHNKQGSTSGGNERTGDIIDVLDIENLQLNDPTNKASKTQTEWACPSCTFINKPSRPGCEICATARPDTHIHQEKGRREDRGESGLSSS encoded by the exons ATGGCACTCAGCTCCGGAGGCTGGGCTCCTCCAGCCCCGGTATCTGCCTCGTCCCAACAGACAGCATGCGGCGGGCTCACGCTTACGGCTTGCTGCAGCACTGTTTTAATGTCAGTCCGGGTCTCGGTGTGTCATTCCGGGATCCGGCCATTGTGCCTCCCCGGAGCCGGCAGCGAGGCTCTGCGGCTGCAGCTCAGCATGGACCCGAGCCGGGCCGGAGAGTTCCGATTGGCGCTGCGAGATACGAGCGGAAACCGCAGTGTG TTCATTGCAGAGTTTGACCTGCGCCTGGTGCAGTATGAGGTCAAATCTTCGCGCTGCCATGAGATGCGTCTTGCTGCTCCGCCCCACGACTGCATCCGCTTCAACTTCCGCTGCGACCGTGAAGCCGAGGAGTGGGCCACGGTGGTGATGTCGTCACTAAGAGAGGCACACAGAG TCGCAAATATCAACACATGTGAATCCGACAGCAGACACATCAGCACGGCAGCCGCTACAGAGCAGTGGAGCTCCGCCTCGCTGCCGCTCACTG aggagtTGTGCTTGGAACTCGCCAGGGCGATCGAAGCAGGGGACACTCAGGCGGCTTCACAGCACGCCGCCGCACTGGCCCGACAGAAAGCAGCGCTGACGATTCAACTGTCTGAGAAGAACTACGCCGACGGAGAGATCAG ATTGTCCGTCGTCGTGGAGGATGTTTCGTCTTCCTGTTGTGTCACAGTTAAAGTCTTTCCTTACATGACGGTGGCTGCACTCAAGCAACAG GTGTTCCTCGAGTACGGTTTCCATCCTCGCGTGCAGCGTTGGGTGATTGGTCAGTGTTTGTGCACCGAGCCGAGGTCACTGGCCTCCTACGGGGTGCAGAAGGACGGCGACACGGCGTACCTCTACCTGATCTCTGCCCGACAGGCCCGCATTACCCGCCAGCTGTTCCAGCAGGACCTGGAGAGCGCCCTCCTCGCCCCACCCCTCCCACCAGGCAACGGTCCCACCTCCCAAGACTGGAGGGGCTACAGCACCCTGCCCTCTAGGCTTACCCACAACAAGCAGG GCAGCACGAGTGGTGGAAACGAGAGGACGGGTGACATCATAGATGTTCTGGACATTGAGAATCTGCAGCTGAATGATCCCACAAACAAAGCCAGTAAAACACAG ACAGAGTGGGCTTGTCCCTCATGCACTTTCATCAACAAGCCGTCACGTCCCGGCTGCGAAATCTGCGCCACAGCcagacctgacacacacatccatcag GagaaagggaggagggaggaccGAGGGGAGTCTGGATTAAGCAGCAGCTGA
- the LOC132979216 gene encoding ranBP-type and C3HC4-type zinc finger-containing protein 1-like isoform X1 has protein sequence MALSSGGWAPPAPVSASSQQTACGGLTLTACCSTVLMSVRVSVCHSGIRPLCLPGAGSEALRLQLSMDPSRAGEFRLALRDTSGNRSVFIAEFDLRLVQYEVKSSRCHEMRLAAPPHDCIRFNFRCDREAEEWATVVMSSLREAHRVANINTCESDSRHISTAAATEQWSSASLPLTEELCLELARAIEAGDTQAASQHAAALARQKAALTIQLSEKNYADGEIRLSVVVEDVSSSCCVTVKVFPYMTVAALKQQVFLEYGFHPRVQRWVIGQCLCTEPRSLASYGVQKDGDTAYLYLISARQARITRQLFQQDLESALLAPPLPPGNGPTSQDWRGYSTLPSRLTHNKQGSTSGGNERTGDIIDVLDIENLQLNDPTNKASKTQQTEWACPSCTFINKPSRPGCEICATARPDTHIHQEKGRREDRGESGLSSS, from the exons ATGGCACTCAGCTCCGGAGGCTGGGCTCCTCCAGCCCCGGTATCTGCCTCGTCCCAACAGACAGCATGCGGCGGGCTCACGCTTACGGCTTGCTGCAGCACTGTTTTAATGTCAGTCCGGGTCTCGGTGTGTCATTCCGGGATCCGGCCATTGTGCCTCCCCGGAGCCGGCAGCGAGGCTCTGCGGCTGCAGCTCAGCATGGACCCGAGCCGGGCCGGAGAGTTCCGATTGGCGCTGCGAGATACGAGCGGAAACCGCAGTGTG TTCATTGCAGAGTTTGACCTGCGCCTGGTGCAGTATGAGGTCAAATCTTCGCGCTGCCATGAGATGCGTCTTGCTGCTCCGCCCCACGACTGCATCCGCTTCAACTTCCGCTGCGACCGTGAAGCCGAGGAGTGGGCCACGGTGGTGATGTCGTCACTAAGAGAGGCACACAGAG TCGCAAATATCAACACATGTGAATCCGACAGCAGACACATCAGCACGGCAGCCGCTACAGAGCAGTGGAGCTCCGCCTCGCTGCCGCTCACTG aggagtTGTGCTTGGAACTCGCCAGGGCGATCGAAGCAGGGGACACTCAGGCGGCTTCACAGCACGCCGCCGCACTGGCCCGACAGAAAGCAGCGCTGACGATTCAACTGTCTGAGAAGAACTACGCCGACGGAGAGATCAG ATTGTCCGTCGTCGTGGAGGATGTTTCGTCTTCCTGTTGTGTCACAGTTAAAGTCTTTCCTTACATGACGGTGGCTGCACTCAAGCAACAG GTGTTCCTCGAGTACGGTTTCCATCCTCGCGTGCAGCGTTGGGTGATTGGTCAGTGTTTGTGCACCGAGCCGAGGTCACTGGCCTCCTACGGGGTGCAGAAGGACGGCGACACGGCGTACCTCTACCTGATCTCTGCCCGACAGGCCCGCATTACCCGCCAGCTGTTCCAGCAGGACCTGGAGAGCGCCCTCCTCGCCCCACCCCTCCCACCAGGCAACGGTCCCACCTCCCAAGACTGGAGGGGCTACAGCACCCTGCCCTCTAGGCTTACCCACAACAAGCAGG GCAGCACGAGTGGTGGAAACGAGAGGACGGGTGACATCATAGATGTTCTGGACATTGAGAATCTGCAGCTGAATGATCCCACAAACAAAGCCAGTAAAACACAG CAGACAGAGTGGGCTTGTCCCTCATGCACTTTCATCAACAAGCCGTCACGTCCCGGCTGCGAAATCTGCGCCACAGCcagacctgacacacacatccatcag GagaaagggaggagggaggaccGAGGGGAGTCTGGATTAAGCAGCAGCTGA